One Trichormus variabilis 0441 genomic window, TAAGATTATTGTAGTGGCGTGGCAAGCTTAAATTAGCGCATTAGATTGGAAACAATTAAACACAGATAAACGCAGATGAATGCGGATAGAACTTCTGTTATTGGACTATTTTAGCCTTGTCATGCCACTGCCACTACTTAATATTTACTTTATAAATAATCTCTAAATCCTTAGTCCTGAATAGTATTAAAGTCAAGCCAATGATAACTGTTCATGGGTACTGGGTTCGCTGTCAAACCATACTTGATCTAATTCAGTTTCAGTAAATCTATAACCAAGGGTGGCTGCGAAATTGACTATTTTCTTTTTATCCCAATGGTAACTACCTAATAAACTACGACTACAGCACTTATTAAAGTATTTTTCATAAATAATTTCGTCAGCCATTAAAGCTTCATAAAAAGCATTTGCTTGTTGTATAGACATAATTCTTCTCCGTTAA contains:
- a CDS encoding Nif11-like leader peptide family natural product precursor, which encodes MSIQQANAFYEALMADEIIYEKYFNKCCSRSLLGSYHWDKKKIVNFAATLGYRFTETELDQVWFDSEPSTHEQLSLA